The DNA sequence TCGAGCTGGATGCGCTCGCGCAGACCGGCGAGCAACGTCGGCCCGTGTCCGGCAAGGACCGGCTGCACAAGGAACTCGTACTCGTCGATCAGTCCCAGATCTGCCAACGCCAGGGGGAGCGTCACGCCACCCACCCACAGGCCCTCGCCTGGCTCCTGCTTGAGCCGCTGAACCGCTTGCCCCAAGTCGCCTCGCACCAGCTCGGCATTCCAATCGACCCCGCCCAGCGTGCTCGACACGACGTACTTCTTCGCTCGGTCGATGGTCTCGGCGAACGGGATCTCCCACTCACCCATCCAGTCAGGCCACGTGCCCGTGGCCGGCCGCCGCCACGCCGACTCCATCATCTCGTAGGTCACCCGGCCGAAAAGCAGGGCATCGGCTCGTTCCATCTCCGCGGTCCAGTAGCGCATCGACTCCTCGTCCGGGGGGAGCCCTGCCTCGTGATGGCAGCAGCCGTCGAGCGTGACGTTGATCGAGTATCGAAGTGGTCTCATCTCGTTGCTCTCCCTTGATGGCGCGCCGCGCGTTCACCGGACCGTACTCAGACCACTGCCGGCGCCATTTCTCATCGGCGCCCCGATCCCACAGAAACACTCATAGGGGTACATGTGTTCGTGTAGTCTGGTGGTCGATGAGTGAGCTTCCGGTCGTCCATCCCAGCGGGGTGATCCCACAGGCCCTCGTCGACAAGGTCGTCGCCCGGCGCGGCGGCCGGCTCCACGTGCACCCTCCGCCCGACGGGCAGCGCACCGCGTTCGTCGTGGTCGACCTCGACGAGCACTCGTGCCAGCGGGCGGAGGCCGACGACGGGCTCTACCGCCCGGTGAACGCGGTCGCCGCGGCGGTGCGTGCCGCCGGCGGGACGGTGGCCTTCGTGACCACGTCCATCACGAGTCCCGAGGCGTTGGAGGGCACGCTCGGGGTCGAGCTCGCCGCCGAGTACCACGACGCGGCGGGTCCCGGTGGCGCGGGCACGCGCCTCGCCCCGGGCCTCGACGTCCGCCCGGGCGACCTGCGGGCGGTGAAGGCCCGGGCCAGCGCCTTCTTCCCGGGCAACTGCAACCTCCACTCCCGGCTGCGGGTCCGAGGCGTCGAGTTCGTGCTGATCGGTGGTCTGGTCACCAACGTGTGCTGCGAGTCGTCGGCCCGGGACGCCCACGAGCTCGGCTACCGGGTCACGATGGTGTCCGACGCGCTGATGGGCCAGTCGTTCGGGCTGCACGAGGCCTCGCTGGCCACGTTCTTCCGCATCTTCGGCGACGTCCGACCGAGCCGGGAGGTGGTCGCCCTGTTGAGCTGATCAGGCCGGGAAGCGATAGCGGGTCTGGGTGGCGGGCTCCCTGCCGAAGGAGAGGACCTTGGTGGGGGTCACGCCGAAGACCAGGCCGCGACGGCCGTCGGCGTCGCGGAAGGCGTCGCCCTCCACGCCGAAGTCCCAGTCGAGCTTCGACTTCCAGAGCGCCGCCAGGGCGTGGAGCTGCGGCTCGTCGGTCACGGCGACGGCGGTCCCCTCGACGACCACGTCGAGGCCCGACCGGAGCCGGTTGGTGCCGGTCGTGAGGATGCAACGGGGCTCCGACCCGAGGTTCTTGGACTTCTGTTCGGCATCACCGGTGCAGAAGTAGAGCGTGCCGTCGAGCCAGATCGCCGGGAGCGGCGTGACGTGCGGTCGCCCGTCGCCGCGCACGGTCGAGAGCCAGAAGATCTCGGAGGTCGTCAGCACGTCGACCACGTCGGCCCACGGTCGTGCGACGGCGCCCGGCTCGCTGAACCCTTCGTGGAGCTCCACCTTCGGTTCGTTGTCGGCCATCGACGCCCTCCTCTATCGGTTCCACGGATCGCCCGTCACGTCATAGACCTCGCCTGGGCCCGGAACTCATCGCTCGATCCCCGCCTGTTGCCACCGTCGGGTCACTATTCGCTTGGTGTATTCACTCGATGTATAGTCCGCCGGGTGAACATTCCGTGCACGCTGTTGGGGCTGCTCGAACCGGAGCCGGTCCACGGGTACGAGCTGAAGCGGGCGTACGACCATCGCTTCGGTCAGGACAAGCCGCTCCCGTTCGGGCAGGTGTACGCCACGCTCGGTCGGCTGGAGCGCGACGGGCGGGTCGAGGCCCGGGGCACCGAGCCCGGGTCGGGGCCCGAGCGCAAGCGCTACGCCATCACCGCCGAGGGCGTGACCGCGCTGGAGCAGTGGCTCACCCGGCCCGAGCCGCCCGAGCCTCACCTGCAGTCGGTCCTGTTCACCAAGGTCGTGCTCGCACTGGTGTCCGGGCGACCCGCCGACCGGTTCCTCGACGCCCAGCGGGCCGCCCACCTGGAGCGCATGCGCGAGCTGACCGCCCAGCGCCGGGCCGGTGGCCTGGGTCACGCCCTGCTGGCCGACTATGCCCTGTTCCACCTGGAGGCCGACCTCCGCTGGATCGACATGACCGAATCCCGACTCGACCAGCTCACGGCGGAGGTCACCACATGAGTGGCGGATTGCTCGTCGCCCGGGAGGTCACCCGGTCGTTCGGGGCGACGCCGGCGCTGCGGGGGGCCGACATCGCCGTCGCCGCCGGCGAGATCGTGGCGATCATGGGTCCCAGCGGCTCCGGCAAGTCGACCCTGCTGCACTGCCTGGCCGGCATCCTCACCCCCGACGCGGGTGAGGTGTGGTTCGACGGCGACCGCGTCGACGTGATGAGCGACAAGGCCCGCACCGAGCTGCGCCGCCGGCGGTTCGGGTTCGTCTTCCAGTTCGGGCAGCTCGTCCCGGAGCTCGCCGCGGTCGAGAACGTGGCGCTGCCGCTGCTGCTGGCGGGACGTCCCCGGGCGGAGGCGCTGGCCGAGGCGGCGCCGTGGTTCGACCGCCTGCGCCTCGGTGAAGGCATCGAAGGTCGGCGGCCCGGAGAGCTGTCCGGTGGCGAGGCCCAGCGGGTGGCCCTGGCCCGGGCGCTGGTCACCCGGCCCGACGTCGTCTTCGCGGACGAGCCGACCGGCTCGCTCGACTCCCTCGCCGGCGAGCTGGTCATGGACCTGCTGGTCGACGTCGCCCGTGACCAGCAGGCGACGGTGGTGCTGGTCACCCACGAGCCGCGGGTGGCGGCCTACGCCGACCGCGAGGTGGTCGTCCGTGACGGCCGGGCCCTCGACCGGGTCGCGACGTGAGGGTGGCGGCATGATTCGGCTTGCGGGACGGCTGACGGCCGGGGGTGGACGGGAGGCGGTGGTGCGGCTGGTGCTGACCGGTGTGGGCATGGCGTTGGCGGTTGCCATGCTGCTGTTCGCCGCGGTCGGGTTCCCGGCGCTGCACGCTCATGACGTCCGCCGGGGTTGGCTGGAGACGTCGGCCGACAACGACCGGCCGGCGCAGGACGAGAGCGCCACCGACCCGCTGCTGTGGCGGCTCGCCACCGGGCGCTTCGAGGGCCACGACCTGGTGCGCGTCGACGTCGCCGCCGAAGGCCCGGATGCACCACTGCCGCCCGGCCTCGAGCGTCTGCCCGGGCCCGGCGAGATCGCGGTGTCGCCCCGGCTGGACGAGCTGCTCGACGCCACCGACCCCGCGCAGCTCGCCGACCGGTTCCCGGGTCGGATCACCGCCACCGTCGGACGTGACGCGCTGGCCTCACCCGACGACCTGGTGGCGTTCGTCGGCCATGCGCCTGCCGAGCTGCAGGACGAGACGGGCGTCGTCACGGTGCGCAGCATCGAGTCGGCCCCGGCGAGCCGGGCCGTGACCCAGGAGATGCGCGTGGTGCTGGCCGTCGGCGGGGTCGGGTTGCTCGTGCCCGTCGTCGTGTTCGTGGCGACCGCCACCCGCCTGGCCGCGGCCCGCCGCGAGCAGCGCCTCGCCGCCCTGCGCCTGGCGGGCGCCACGCACCGCCAGGTCGGAGTGGTCGCCGGGGTCGAGGCGGCCGCCGCCGCGGCCGGCGGGACGGTCGTGGGGTTCGTGGGGTTCCTGGCGCTCCGCCCGTCGGTGGCCCGCGTCCCCTTCGATGGCGCCAGCTTCTACCCGTCCGACCTGCGGCTCTCGCCCGCCTGGGCGGTCCTGGTCGCCCTGGGGGTGCCACTGCTCGCCGTGGGTGCGGCCATCGTGTCGCTGCGCCGGGTCCGCATCTCCCCGCTCGGGGTCGCCCGGCGGTCCGTGCCCTCCCGCCCGAAGGCCTGGCCGCTGCTGCTGGTCGCCGCGGGCATGGCGTTCCTGGCCCTCGTGGTCGTCTGGTCCGGGCGCTCGAACGCCGAGGACGCCGAGAGCTACGCCGTCGGCCTGGCGTTCCTGGTGCTGATCGTCGGGATCGCACTGTCGGGCCCGTGGCTCACCGCCCTGGCGGCCCGGGGCATCGCCCGGTTCGGACGCCGGGCGCCGTCGCTGCTGGCGGCCCGCCGGCTCCAGGACGACCCCGCGGCCGGCTTCCGGGCCATCAGCGGCCTCACCCTGGCGGTGTTCGTCGGCACCGTGTTCAGCGGCATCGCCGCGAGCGTCCTCGCCGACGAGCACGTCGACGCTGCCGACCTGGCACCCGGCGTGGTCGCCGCCGCGCCCCACGCCGCGCGGCCCGAGCCGCCGCCGACGGGCCCGGACGCCGGCCCGGCACCACCGGCCGTCCCTCGGCGGCCCGAGCTGGACGCCGCCCGCACCACCCAGCTCGTCCGCGACCTGGCCAGGACAGACGGTGTGGAGCGGGTCGTCGTCGCCCGGGCGTTCCCCGACGACCTCGACCTGCTCACCGCGCTCGTCCGTTCGGGCGCCGACATCGGCGCTCCCGTCCTCGTGAGCTGCACCGACGCCGAGGCGCTGGGCTTCGAGCCGTGTGCCGGCACGACGGTGGTCGAAATGACGGGCCAGCACGTCGAGCCGACCGGCTTCGTCGCCCCGATCCCGGGCGATGCGCTCGAGGACCTGCCCCCGGTCGCCGTCGCCGCGGCCACCGACGGACAGGTGGCGACCATCGAGGCGGTGCGCACCCGGTTGGAGCTGGGCGTCCCGGGCGCACAGCCGATCACCCAGCGCGACATCGACGCCGAGAGCCGCAGCCAGCTCGACACCATGCAGCGGGTCAGCAACATCGGGCTCTCGGTCACCCTGGTGATCGCCGGATGCAGCCTCGCGGTCGCCGTGGCCGGCGCCATCGTCGAGCGCAAGCAGCCCTTCGCCCTGCTGCGCCTGGCCGGCACCCGGCTCTCCGACCTGCACCGGGTCGTGCTGGCCGAGGCGGCGGCGCCGCTGCTGATGATGGCCGGGGCCAGCGTCGGCCTGGGGTTGGTGGTCGCGGCGCTGGTCATGGCGGCCGGCAGCGGCGGCGACCAGACCTTCGTCCTGCCCGGCCTCGACTACTGGTTGTCCCTGGTCGGCGGTCTCGCGGTCGCCCTGCTGGTGGTGCTCGCCACCCTCCCGCTGCTCGACCGCCTCACCGCCCTCGACGCCACCCGCTTCGAGTGACCGGCGAGAGCCGCGGAACCTGCGGCACCGACACGGCCTACGTGGCGACGTCGACCGCCAGGCCGTCGCCGGTGACCCGGAGGCGGGCGACGTGGAAGTACCGGCTGCTGGGGTAACCGACGTTGGGCTCGGAGTAGGCGTGGAACGCCACCCACGGAGCGCCCGCGGCGTCGCGGAAGACCTCGACGCCGCCCGGCCCGGCGAGCTTGTGGCCCGACCGGAGCACCCGGCCGTCGGCGGGCTTCGTGCAGGGGCCGGCGGGCCCGGCGCAGACGGCGTACGCCGCGGAGTAGGACCGTGAGCTCCAGTCGCCCCCGGCGTACAGCAG is a window from the Acidimicrobiales bacterium genome containing:
- a CDS encoding dihydrofolate reductase family protein; translation: MRPLRYSINVTLDGCCHHEAGLPPDEESMRYWTAEMERADALLFGRVTYEMMESAWRRPATGTWPDWMGEWEIPFAETIDRAKKYVVSSTLGGVDWNAELVRGDLGQAVQRLKQEPGEGLWVGGVTLPLALADLGLIDEYEFLVQPVLAGHGPTLLAGLRERIQL
- a CDS encoding isochorismatase family cysteine hydrolase, which translates into the protein MSELPVVHPSGVIPQALVDKVVARRGGRLHVHPPPDGQRTAFVVVDLDEHSCQRAEADDGLYRPVNAVAAAVRAAGGTVAFVTTSITSPEALEGTLGVELAAEYHDAAGPGGAGTRLAPGLDVRPGDLRAVKARASAFFPGNCNLHSRLRVRGVEFVLIGGLVTNVCCESSARDAHELGYRVTMVSDALMGQSFGLHEASLATFFRIFGDVRPSREVVALLS
- a CDS encoding pyridoxamine 5'-phosphate oxidase family protein, translating into MADNEPKVELHEGFSEPGAVARPWADVVDVLTTSEIFWLSTVRGDGRPHVTPLPAIWLDGTLYFCTGDAEQKSKNLGSEPRCILTTGTNRLRSGLDVVVEGTAVAVTDEPQLHALAALWKSKLDWDFGVEGDAFRDADGRRGLVFGVTPTKVLSFGREPATQTRYRFPA
- a CDS encoding PadR family transcriptional regulator, producing the protein MNIPCTLLGLLEPEPVHGYELKRAYDHRFGQDKPLPFGQVYATLGRLERDGRVEARGTEPGSGPERKRYAITAEGVTALEQWLTRPEPPEPHLQSVLFTKVVLALVSGRPADRFLDAQRAAHLERMRELTAQRRAGGLGHALLADYALFHLEADLRWIDMTESRLDQLTAEVTT
- a CDS encoding ABC transporter ATP-binding protein, producing MSGGLLVAREVTRSFGATPALRGADIAVAAGEIVAIMGPSGSGKSTLLHCLAGILTPDAGEVWFDGDRVDVMSDKARTELRRRRFGFVFQFGQLVPELAAVENVALPLLLAGRPRAEALAEAAPWFDRLRLGEGIEGRRPGELSGGEAQRVALARALVTRPDVVFADEPTGSLDSLAGELVMDLLVDVARDQQATVVLVTHEPRVAAYADREVVVRDGRALDRVAT
- a CDS encoding FtsX-like permease family protein translates to MIRLAGRLTAGGGREAVVRLVLTGVGMALAVAMLLFAAVGFPALHAHDVRRGWLETSADNDRPAQDESATDPLLWRLATGRFEGHDLVRVDVAAEGPDAPLPPGLERLPGPGEIAVSPRLDELLDATDPAQLADRFPGRITATVGRDALASPDDLVAFVGHAPAELQDETGVVTVRSIESAPASRAVTQEMRVVLAVGGVGLLVPVVVFVATATRLAAARREQRLAALRLAGATHRQVGVVAGVEAAAAAAGGTVVGFVGFLALRPSVARVPFDGASFYPSDLRLSPAWAVLVALGVPLLAVGAAIVSLRRVRISPLGVARRSVPSRPKAWPLLLVAAGMAFLALVVVWSGRSNAEDAESYAVGLAFLVLIVGIALSGPWLTALAARGIARFGRRAPSLLAARRLQDDPAAGFRAISGLTLAVFVGTVFSGIAASVLADEHVDAADLAPGVVAAAPHAARPEPPPTGPDAGPAPPAVPRRPELDAARTTQLVRDLARTDGVERVVVARAFPDDLDLLTALVRSGADIGAPVLVSCTDAEALGFEPCAGTTVVEMTGQHVEPTGFVAPIPGDALEDLPPVAVAAATDGQVATIEAVRTRLELGVPGAQPITQRDIDAESRSQLDTMQRVSNIGLSVTLVIAGCSLAVAVAGAIVERKQPFALLRLAGTRLSDLHRVVLAEAAAPLLMMAGASVGLGLVVAALVMAAGSGGDQTFVLPGLDYWLSLVGGLAVALLVVLATLPLLDRLTALDATRFE